TGCTATAAGCATATTAAAGCTTATAAGCAAGGCTGGTAGCTGGGTATATACGCCCAAAAGAACAGCTAAACCACCAAAAAATTCAACCACGGCTACTATTACAGATAACAACGCCGGCATAGGAAAACGCATGCTTTTAAGCCATTCGGCCATACCCATAGGGTTTTTTATTTTAGGCCAGCCATGCAACACAAAAGTTACGCCCAGAACGAGTCTGGCTACAAAGAGTACTAGGTTTTGATAGTCAAATAGATCCATTGCAGTGATCCAAAATTCTGGCACAAAAGAATCTATTCCGCAAGGAGAGCATCCCTAGTATATCTATTTGACGAATTCCATAGAAGCCAACTATCTACACCGGTGTCGTAGGTGGCTTGAATCTGCGCGCGAACTTTGGTGGCGTCATATTTAATTCCGCCAAGATCAAAGTCTTGCAACCATGGCCGCAGATTGGCTTTGTAAGAAGTTGTAGCTTTTAAATCTTGCCAAGTTGCTAGCGAGCCGTGAATTATTTCGTAAGGTTTGGATGCGGGTTTTTTAATGCCGTTAAAATTATCGGGGTAATGCGATGGATAAATCATAGGCGAGACATAATCAAAATAGGGCAAAGCATCTATTAAGCGCTGGCCAATGTTTAAATCAAAATTAAAATCCATGGCGCGCCAAGCGGCTAAGCCAAAAATATCGGCCGAAGTAGCAATATCTACATCTTTTAATTCTTGATCTAAATATGCAAAAAAACTGCCGATGAGTTCGTATTTTGGCCGAACCGCATTCCAAAATGGATAATCTACTACTTCTATATTGCCATCGGCCGGAAAGCGAACATAATCAAAGTTGACCTCATCAAAGCCATGCATGGCCATATCTTTGGCAATGTCTACGGCATATTGCCAGGCAATACGGCTGGAAGGATCAATCCAGGCGAGACCCTTATTATCTTTCCAAGTTTCGCCAGTTTTAACATTTTTAATAGCAATATCTGGGCGACCAGCGGCCAAAACCGGATCTTGAAAAACTTGCACACGGCCAATCACATAAATATTTTCTTTATGAAATTT
The nucleotide sequence above comes from bacterium. Encoded proteins:
- a CDS encoding DoxX family protein, translating into MPEFWITAMDLFDYQNLVLFVARLVLGVTFVLHGWPKIKNPMGMAEWLKSMRFPMPALLSVIVAVVEFFGGLAVLLGVYTQLPALLISFNMLIATLVRKIANKDKWVGGYELDLSLLALALLIALYGPGEWTL
- a CDS encoding putative glycoside hydrolase, which gives rise to MTTEKKIAIFSSLGFLIIIATFLFVSQKNTFNLVSSTAYNIVSNVTNISTTKKLKNPPHPIKGIYISAWSTTNSKKIDDLIQLVKETELNGVVLDVKDATGFFTYTVNIPLAQKIGANNEIKLRNIDNLINKFHKENIYVIGRVQVFQDPVLAAGRPDIAIKNVKTGETWKDNKGLAWIDPSSRIAWQYAVDIAKDMAMHGFDEVNFDYVRFPADGNIEVVDYPFWNAVRPKYELIGSFFAYLDQELKDVDIATSADIFGLAAWRAMDFNFDLNIGQRLIDALPYFDYVSPMIYPSHYPDNFNGIKKPASKPYEIIHGSLATWQDLKATTSYKANLRPWLQDFDLGGIKYDATKVRAQIQATYDTGVDSWLLWNSSNRYTRDALLAE